The following coding sequences lie in one Nitrososphaerota archaeon genomic window:
- a CDS encoding NosD domain-containing protein, protein MKIKIHSTFLILMIIFSILLFNIKIAKSIEIYEPIYIKEDGSIEPSNAPIKTEDNITYVLTDNIKTKANGLIIERDNIILDGNGYTLEGNGSYTGILLKNKKNITIKNIKIKNFTWGILLYNSSNNIISENKILKNKYGIWLDVSSKNVIFGNEISENKEVGIHLLDSSNNIIFENEILGNNEIGIRLGFSSNSIVYKNKILKNNFGINFYFSFNNIVSKNEILENKEIDIYLESSSNNLIYYNKFRQIYLFNSINKWDNGSIGNYWSDYKGRDLNNDGIGDVPYIIDENNKDNYPLISPTMNFSKKTEYISSVTETIEATTSIFETTSIIEETETTILETEITKTIQTSKEVSKEKFEIEQYIIPIFLFIIVIIIALLLYYTLFKKRKI, encoded by the coding sequence ATGAAAATAAAAATACATTCAACATTCTTAATATTAATGATTATCTTCTCAATTCTATTATTCAATATAAAAATAGCTAAATCAATAGAAATTTATGAACCAATTTATATCAAAGAAGATGGATCAATAGAGCCATCAAATGCACCAATAAAAACAGAAGATAATATAACATACGTATTAACAGATAATATTAAAACAAAAGCTAATGGACTCATTATAGAAAGAGATAATATCATATTAGATGGGAATGGATATACATTAGAAGGAAATGGTAGTTACACTGGAATACTTCTAAAGAATAAAAAAAATATAACAATAAAAAATATTAAAATTAAAAACTTTACTTGGGGCATTCTTCTTTATAATTCTTCAAATAATATAATATCCGAAAATAAAATATTAAAAAATAAATATGGTATTTGGCTTGATGTATCCTCAAAAAATGTTATATTTGGAAATGAAATTTCAGAAAATAAGGAAGTAGGCATTCATCTTCTTGATTCTTCTAATAACATTATATTTGAAAATGAAATATTAGGAAATAACGAAATAGGTATCCGTCTCGGATTTTCTTCAAACAGTATAGTATATAAAAATAAAATATTAAAAAATAATTTTGGTATCAATTTTTATTTCTCTTTCAATAATATTGTATCTAAAAATGAAATATTAGAAAATAAAGAAATAGATATTTATCTTGAATCTTCTTCAAACAACTTAATTTATTATAATAAATTTAGGCAAATTTATCTTTTTAATTCAATAAATAAATGGGATAATGGTTCTATAGGAAATTATTGGAGTGATTATAAAGGAAGAGATTTAAATAATGATGGAATAGGAGATGTACCATATATTATTGATGAAAATAATAAAGATAATTATCCATTAATTAGTCCTACAATGAATTTTTCAAAGAAAACTGAATATATATCAAGTGTAACTGAAACAATCGAAGCTACAACTTCAATTTTTGAAACAACTTCGATAATCGAAGAAACTGAAACAACCATATTAGAAACGGAAATAACAAAAACAATTCAAACATCTAAAGAAGTGTCTAAAGAAAAATTTGAAATTGAACAATATATTATTCCAATATTTTTATTTATTATTGTAATTATAATTGCTCTCTTATTATATTATACTCTTTTTAAGAAAAGAAAAATATGA